A window of the Yersinia rochesterensis genome harbors these coding sequences:
- a CDS encoding DUF4810 domain-containing protein → MKLTQKMSLLLAAAVLAGCATAPKPIYHWDNYQATVYQYYKSDASPEQQIAALKESIEKSRAKGLPVPPGLHAHLGMLYGNTGHTDLAMAEFNTEKSTFPESAPFMDFLMSKDKGAFK, encoded by the coding sequence ATGAAATTGACACAAAAGATGTCTTTGCTATTAGCCGCCGCTGTACTGGCAGGCTGTGCCACGGCACCGAAACCGATTTATCACTGGGATAATTACCAAGCGACGGTTTATCAATACTATAAATCCGATGCCAGCCCTGAGCAGCAAATTGCTGCCTTAAAAGAGAGTATTGAAAAGTCACGCGCTAAAGGTTTGCCAGTCCCCCCTGGTTTACATGCACATCTGGGCATGCTGTATGGCAATACTGGGCATACAGACTTGGCGATGGCTGAATTTAACACGGAGAAGTCGACATTCCCTGAGTCTGCGCCGTTTATGGATTTCTTAATGAGCAAGGATAAAGGGGCATTTAAATGA
- the alaC gene encoding alanine transaminase yields MAESPSKRRFARIDRLPPYVFNITAELKMAARRRGEDIIDFSMGNPDGPTPPHIVEKMCSVAQREDTHGYSTSRGIPRLRRAISRWYADRYQVDIDPESEAIVTIGSKEGLAHLMLATLDHGDTVLVPNPSYPIHIYGAVIAGAQVRSVPLTEGIDFFGELERAIRETIPKPKMMILGFPSNPTAQCVELDFFERVVALAKQYDVLVVHDLAYADIVYDGWKAPSIMQVPGAKDIAVEFFTLSKSYNMAGWRIGFMVGNPELVNALARIKSYHDYGTFTPLQVAAIAALEGDQQCVRDIAEQYRQRRNALVRGLHEAGWMVENPKASMYVWAKIPEPYAHLGSLEFAKRLLSDAKVCVSPGIGFGDYGDTHVRFALIENQDRIRQAVRGIKSMFRADGLLKPGKSTPGETV; encoded by the coding sequence ATGGCTGAATCCCCTTCCAAACGTCGTTTTGCCCGTATTGATCGTCTTCCCCCTTATGTTTTCAATATCACTGCTGAGTTGAAAATGGCGGCGCGTCGCCGTGGTGAGGACATCATTGATTTTAGTATGGGTAATCCGGATGGCCCGACGCCGCCGCATATTGTTGAGAAAATGTGCAGCGTCGCGCAGCGTGAAGATACCCACGGCTATTCAACCTCGCGCGGGATACCTCGCTTGCGCAGGGCGATTTCTCGCTGGTATGCGGATCGTTATCAGGTGGATATTGACCCTGAAAGTGAAGCCATTGTCACCATCGGCTCGAAAGAGGGGCTGGCACATTTGATGCTGGCCACATTGGATCACGGTGATACCGTGTTGGTGCCCAATCCCAGCTATCCCATTCATATTTATGGTGCGGTGATTGCGGGTGCACAAGTCCGTTCGGTGCCGCTGACTGAAGGTATTGATTTCTTTGGTGAACTGGAACGCGCCATTCGTGAAACCATTCCAAAACCGAAAATGATGATCCTTGGTTTCCCGTCTAACCCAACGGCGCAATGTGTGGAGCTGGACTTTTTTGAGCGCGTAGTGGCGTTGGCAAAGCAATATGATGTGCTGGTGGTGCATGATTTGGCCTATGCCGACATTGTATATGATGGCTGGAAAGCGCCATCAATCATGCAAGTGCCGGGGGCGAAAGACATTGCGGTCGAATTCTTTACCTTATCTAAAAGCTACAATATGGCGGGTTGGCGCATTGGTTTTATGGTCGGTAACCCCGAACTGGTCAATGCATTGGCGCGAATTAAGAGCTATCACGATTACGGCACCTTTACCCCATTGCAGGTAGCAGCCATTGCTGCGCTGGAAGGGGATCAACAGTGCGTGCGTGATATCGCCGAACAATACCGCCAGCGCCGTAACGCCTTGGTTCGTGGGTTGCACGAAGCGGGTTGGATGGTCGAGAATCCAAAAGCATCAATGTATGTTTGGGCGAAAATTCCCGAACCTTATGCTCATTTAGGATCGCTGGAATTCGCCAAGCGCTTGCTATCTGATGCAAAAGTCTGTGTCTCGCCGGGGATTGGATTCGGAGATTATGGTGATACCCATGTCCGTTTCGCTCTGATTGAGAATCAGGACAGGATCCGCCAGGCGGTGCGCGGGATTAAAAGTATGTTCCGTGCTGATGGTTTGCTGAAACCGGGGAAATCCACTCCGGGGGAAACGGTTTAA
- a CDS encoding CsgG/HfaB family protein, with amino-acid sequence MMKKTLWAVALITTTLLSGCATESSRSLEVAKVASYGTQYNGPRSPISVGKFDNRSSYMNGIFSDGVDRLGNQSKTILVTHLQQTGRFNVLERTNMEELKNEAAISGKSQQLKGATYVVTGDVTEFGRKETGDRQLFGILGRGKSQVAYAKVNLNIVNVNTSEVVFSSQGAGEYELSNREIIGFGGTASYDSTLNGKVLDLAIREAVNNLVTGIESGAWQPAK; translated from the coding sequence ATGATGAAAAAAACACTTTGGGCTGTCGCCCTAATCACGACCACTTTATTGAGTGGATGCGCGACAGAATCCTCTCGTTCGTTGGAAGTGGCAAAAGTTGCCTCTTATGGCACGCAATATAATGGCCCTCGCAGCCCTATTTCAGTGGGTAAATTTGACAATCGTTCAAGCTATATGAACGGAATTTTCTCTGATGGTGTGGATCGCTTGGGAAATCAGTCAAAAACTATTTTGGTGACGCACTTGCAACAAACTGGCCGCTTTAATGTATTAGAGCGTACCAATATGGAAGAGTTGAAAAACGAAGCCGCCATTTCTGGGAAAAGCCAGCAGTTGAAAGGGGCAACCTATGTTGTCACCGGCGATGTGACTGAGTTTGGCCGCAAAGAAACGGGTGACCGCCAACTATTTGGTATTTTAGGTCGTGGTAAATCTCAGGTGGCTTATGCCAAAGTGAATCTGAATATTGTTAATGTTAATACCTCAGAAGTGGTGTTCTCTTCACAGGGCGCGGGTGAGTATGAACTGTCTAACCGTGAAATTATTGGTTTTGGCGGCACGGCAAGTTACGACTCAACCTTGAATGGCAAAGTATTGGATTTAGCCATTCGGGAAGCGGTTAATAATTTAGTCACTGGCATTGAATCAGGGGCATGGCAGCCTGCGAAATAA
- a CDS encoding cytochrome b, which translates to MRNRYSLPQITLHWLTLLMIILTYAAMLLSDSVPDEDRTLVKNLHFNFGISVWLLMLVRLWLRHQNVTPAITPKLPDWQLLGAHILHWCLYLMFLSLPILGVLAQAYGGKTWFLLGWQVPQWVTPNDDARVYLKQTHELIANLGYFVIGAHALAALYHHYIRRDDTLRRMMPGE; encoded by the coding sequence ATGAGAAATCGCTATTCATTACCTCAGATAACCTTACATTGGCTAACGTTATTGATGATCATTTTGACCTATGCGGCGATGCTACTCAGTGACTCGGTACCTGATGAAGATAGAACCTTGGTGAAAAACCTGCATTTCAATTTTGGTATTTCTGTCTGGTTACTCATGCTGGTGCGGCTCTGGCTGCGGCATCAAAATGTGACACCGGCGATCACGCCCAAATTACCGGATTGGCAGCTATTAGGGGCGCATATTTTACATTGGTGCCTGTATTTGATGTTTTTATCATTGCCAATATTGGGGGTTTTGGCGCAGGCCTATGGAGGAAAAACGTGGTTCTTGCTCGGTTGGCAAGTTCCACAGTGGGTAACACCCAATGATGATGCGCGGGTGTATCTCAAGCAAACCCATGAGTTAATTGCTAATTTAGGATACTTTGTGATTGGGGCGCATGCGTTGGCGGCACTTTATCATCATTATATCCGCCGTGATGATACTTTGCGTAGAATGATGCCGGGGGAATGA
- the ypdK gene encoding membrane protein YpdK, producing the protein MKYFFMGISIMLVVWVGTFMMMVE; encoded by the coding sequence ATGAAGTATTTCTTTATGGGTATCTCAATTATGTTGGTGGTTTGGGTTGGCACTTTCATGATGATGGTCGAATAA
- a CDS encoding DUF799 domain-containing protein produces MKSIFAICAVMMALLLTGCAKPVHQDYSAFKQSKPRSILVLLPQNQSPEVEASHGVLSQVTYPLSEAGYYVLPVAVVEETFKQNGMTNAGDINAVSPAKLHKIFGADAVLYITIVQYGTSYQIITSDTRVTANAKLVDLKTGKLLWSGSATASSNEGDSSSGGAIGMLVQAAVSQIVNTMTDKSHDIAGITSVRMLSAGTPNGILYGPRSPQYGKDGN; encoded by the coding sequence ATGAAATCTATTTTTGCGATATGTGCTGTCATGATGGCGCTGTTATTGACCGGTTGCGCCAAGCCAGTACATCAGGACTATTCTGCGTTTAAGCAAAGCAAACCGCGGAGTATTTTGGTGCTACTGCCACAAAACCAGTCACCTGAAGTAGAAGCCAGCCATGGCGTGTTGTCTCAGGTTACTTACCCGTTATCTGAAGCAGGTTACTATGTGTTGCCCGTCGCCGTCGTTGAAGAGACCTTTAAACAAAATGGCATGACCAATGCGGGCGATATCAATGCAGTCAGCCCTGCTAAGCTCCACAAAATCTTTGGTGCTGATGCGGTGCTGTACATAACCATCGTCCAATATGGCACTTCATATCAGATAATTACCAGTGACACCCGTGTAACGGCGAATGCAAAATTGGTTGATTTAAAAACGGGTAAATTGCTGTGGAGTGGCAGTGCTACTGCATCCAGTAATGAAGGGGACAGCTCCTCTGGTGGCGCTATTGGTATGTTGGTTCAGGCGGCGGTCTCTCAGATTGTCAATACCATGACTGACAAAAGCCATGATATTGCCGGTATAACCAGCGTCAGAATGCTTTCGGCTGGAACGCCAAATGGTATTTTGTATGGCCCGCGCTCCCCGCAATACGGTAAAGATGGCAATTAA
- a CDS encoding TorD/DmsD family molecular chaperone, which yields MTLLNTTLPRILGACFYYPPQSDTVRRLWPLLPQIKDLFPWPHPANIARCCQQIPDISPEQLEYDFSVLFEGQGEMPAPPWGSVYLDKENILMGTSTLQYREFLSTLGLASQSAIHEPEDQFGLMLLALVHLIEQPHLTQQQPTDAAIMLLTEHLLPWAYRYLELVKNAQLEHQVYPLLAEITECYLKTLQLKLGLFPHPYELYR from the coding sequence TTGACGTTATTAAACACCACCTTACCACGCATTCTCGGCGCATGTTTTTACTATCCCCCGCAGTCCGATACAGTGCGGCGTCTCTGGCCATTGCTGCCACAAATAAAAGATCTTTTCCCATGGCCCCACCCGGCCAACATTGCCCGCTGCTGCCAACAGATACCTGATATTTCACCAGAACAATTGGAATATGACTTCTCAGTGCTGTTTGAGGGGCAAGGTGAAATGCCCGCGCCGCCGTGGGGGTCAGTTTATCTGGATAAAGAAAATATTCTGATGGGCACCAGCACCCTGCAATATCGTGAATTTCTATCAACATTAGGGCTGGCAAGTCAGAGTGCTATTCATGAGCCGGAAGACCAGTTTGGGTTAATGCTTTTGGCTTTGGTGCATCTCATTGAACAGCCACATTTAACTCAGCAACAGCCAACTGACGCGGCAATAATGCTGCTCACCGAGCACCTGCTACCCTGGGCCTACCGCTATCTTGAGCTGGTCAAAAATGCACAGCTCGAGCATCAGGTTTATCCGCTTTTAGCTGAGATTACCGAGTGTTACCTAAAAACCCTGCAACTGAAATTGGGTTTATTCCCCCATCCCTATGAGCTATATCGGTGA
- a CDS encoding 4Fe-4S binding protein gives MNRDERYYKAYMESRVISRRGLFRGLLKGAASDSSPASHPHPVIKNPCQNTYIYCDSCADYCEKQALVWRINQPPILVDELCDGCGECVVKCPAMALEMALTS, from the coding sequence ATGAATAGAGACGAACGCTACTATAAAGCCTATATGGAAAGTCGGGTTATTAGCCGCCGGGGGCTATTTCGTGGCTTATTAAAAGGGGCGGCTAGCGACTCATCACCGGCAAGTCACCCTCATCCGGTAATAAAAAATCCCTGCCAGAATACTTATATCTATTGTGACAGTTGCGCCGATTATTGTGAAAAACAAGCGCTAGTCTGGCGGATCAACCAGCCTCCAATTTTAGTTGATGAACTGTGCGATGGCTGCGGTGAATGTGTGGTTAAGTGCCCGGCAATGGCACTGGAGATGGCATTAACAAGCTAG
- a CDS encoding GNAT family N-acetyltransferase: protein MFSHSPISLRTPRLVLDSLNEQDWPLFLQLHQDPDVQHYIADPLEMAEIRARFESRVMPWEKTSNHWLCLVIREKESGQAMGLTGFLAEWLPLQQAEVGYAILPSYHGKGFAKESLMAVLAFGFQQCQFHKMKATVTVGNHASRRTLESCGFQLEGTLRDNFQLDGQWCDDWVLGLLAGECPPSR from the coding sequence ATGTTTAGCCACTCCCCCATTTCTTTGCGGACGCCAAGGTTGGTTCTGGATAGCCTTAATGAACAAGATTGGCCGCTATTTTTGCAGCTACATCAAGACCCGGACGTCCAGCACTATATTGCGGACCCGCTGGAAATGGCCGAAATACGCGCCCGTTTTGAGTCACGTGTAATGCCGTGGGAGAAAACCTCCAACCACTGGTTATGTTTGGTTATCCGCGAAAAAGAAAGTGGGCAGGCGATGGGGCTGACGGGTTTTTTGGCGGAATGGTTGCCGCTCCAGCAAGCCGAGGTGGGTTATGCCATCTTGCCCTCTTATCACGGTAAAGGTTTTGCGAAAGAGTCACTGATGGCGGTGCTGGCATTTGGCTTCCAACAATGCCAATTCCATAAGATGAAAGCCACAGTCACCGTGGGAAATCATGCTTCGCGGCGAACGCTGGAGAGTTGTGGTTTCCAATTGGAAGGCACTTTGCGTGATAATTTTCAGCTTGATGGACAGTGGTGTGATGATTGGGTATTGGGGTTATTAGCCGGTGAATGTCCGCCATCGCGCTGA